CCGCGCCCACCTGCCCGAGCGGCTCGCCGCACTCGAACAGCTGTCCATCAATCTGCGATGGTCCTGGGACAAGGCAACGCAAGACTTGTTCGCGAGTATCGATCCGACGCTGTGGGTGAATTGCGGCAGCGATCCGGTGGCGCTGCTGGGTGCGGTCAACCCCGCCCGTCTCGACGAATTGGCGCTCGACGAGGGGTTTTTGCGCTGGCTCGACGAGCTGTCCGCCGACTTGAACGACTACCTGAGCCGCCCGCGGTGGTACCAGCAGCAGCAGGAAGCCGGTATCGCGATGCCGACCGGTATCGCGTATTTCTCGATGGAGTTCGGCGTCGCCGAGGTGCTGCCCAACTACTCGGGCGGCCTGGGCATCCTGGCCGGCGATCACCTCAAGTCCGCGTCCGATCTGGGCGTGCCGCTGATCGCCGTCGGCCTGTACTACCGCTCGGGGTACTTCCGGCAGTCGCTGAGCGCGGAAGGCTGGCAGAACGAGACCTACCCGTCGCTGGATCCGCACGGGCTTCCGCTGCGGCTGCTCACCGATGCCGCCGGGGATCCGGCGTTGGTCGAACTGACGCTGCCCGATTCCGCGCGCCTTTCCGCCCGGATCTGGGTGGCTCAGGTAGGCCGGGTTCCGCTGCTGCTGCTGGATTCCGACGTCCCCGAGAACGAGCACGAGCTGCGCAGCGTCACCGACCGGCTGTACGGCGGCGACCAGGAACACCGGATGCGCCAGGAGATCCTGGCCGGGATCGGCGGCGTGCGAGCGATCCGCGCGTTCACCGCGATCGAGGGCCTGCCCGCTCCCGAGGTGTTCCACATGAACGAGGGGCACGCCGGGTTCCTCGGCGTGGAGCGTATTCGCGAGCTGATCGCCGAGCAGGGGCTGGACTTCGACACCGCCCTGACGGTGGTGCGGTCGGCCACCGTGTTCACCACCCACACGCCGGTGCCAGCGGGTATCGACCGCTTCCCGGTCGAGATGGTGCGGCTGTACTTCGACGACCACTCCGACGAGGCTTCCGGCGATCGCACGCCCGCGTTGCTGCCGGGCGTGCCGATCGATCGGGTGCTCGCGCTCGGCGCCGAAGACGATGAGACCAAATTCAACATGGCGCACATGGGGCTGCGGCTCGCGCAACGCGCCAACGGTGTCTCGCTGCTGCACGGCCGCGTCAGCCGGGGCATGTTCAACGAACTCTGGCCGGGATTCGACCGCGCCGAGGTGCCGATCGGGTCGATCACCAACGGCGTGCACGCCCGCACGTGGGCGGCGCCGCAATGGCTGCAGCTGGGCCGCGAGCTGGCCGGTCCGGACGACGCGGCGTTCAGCGATCCGGGGGTGTGGTTGCGGCTGCGGGAAGTCGACGCCGGTCATCTGTGGTGGATCCGCTCCCAACTGCGTGCGCTGCTGGTCGACGACGTCCGGCGGCGGTTGCGCCGCTCGTGGCTGGAGCGCGGTGCGCCGCATGCTGAATTAGGTTGGATCACAGAGGCTTTCGATCCGGACGTGCTCAC
The Mycobacterium sp. 050128 genome window above contains:
- the glgP gene encoding alpha-glucan family phosphorylase; its protein translation is MKALRRFTVRAHLPERLAALEQLSINLRWSWDKATQDLFASIDPTLWVNCGSDPVALLGAVNPARLDELALDEGFLRWLDELSADLNDYLSRPRWYQQQQEAGIAMPTGIAYFSMEFGVAEVLPNYSGGLGILAGDHLKSASDLGVPLIAVGLYYRSGYFRQSLSAEGWQNETYPSLDPHGLPLRLLTDAAGDPALVELTLPDSARLSARIWVAQVGRVPLLLLDSDVPENEHELRSVTDRLYGGDQEHRMRQEILAGIGGVRAIRAFTAIEGLPAPEVFHMNEGHAGFLGVERIRELIAEQGLDFDTALTVVRSATVFTTHTPVPAGIDRFPVEMVRLYFDDHSDEASGDRTPALLPGVPIDRVLALGAEDDETKFNMAHMGLRLAQRANGVSLLHGRVSRGMFNELWPGFDRAEVPIGSITNGVHARTWAAPQWLQLGRELAGPDDAAFSDPGVWLRLREVDAGHLWWIRSQLRALLVDDVRRRLRRSWLERGAPHAELGWITEAFDPDVLTVGFARRVPTYKRLTLMLSDPDRLERLLLNEDRPIQLIVAGKSHPADDGGKALIQQVVRFADRPEVRHRIAFLPDYDMSMARLLYWGCDVWLNNPLRPLEACGTSGMKSALNGGLNLSIRDGWWDEWYDGENGWEIPSADGVSDEERRDELESSALYGLLEQAVAPKFYERNEHGVPPRWIEMVRHTLQTLGPKVLASRMVRDYVEQYYTPAAQSLRKTVADAGEGAFGAARELADYRRRAAQAWPKVAITDVDSTGLPDTPVLGSKLTLTATVQLAGLAPDEVTVEAMVGRVDSGDALLDPVTVEMSYAGTAEGGNQVFTTTTSLPVAGAVGYTVRVLPYHPLLAASDELGLVALAG